The Panthera tigris isolate Pti1 chromosome A1, P.tigris_Pti1_mat1.1, whole genome shotgun sequence region CTGTTAGTCGGCTCCACCTGCCTTAGTGTGTGACTTTCAATGGCATGGCTGCAGGATGACTGGTATACCTCTAGGGCTTATATTGACATTCTagtcaggaaagagaaaaagtgccACGATGGAAGAGAGTGCCCATCTATATCAGGAAAGCAAAACTTTGCCAGAAATCTTTAACTGGCTTCTGCCCATGTCTCATTGGCCAGCTCTATGTAATATACCCACCTCCCCCCAGCGGAAGGGagcccaagaatttttttttgtttatttatttattttgagagagagcaagatagagtgtgagccagggggggcagagagagatggagagagagaatcccaaacaggttccatgctgtcattgcagagcccaatgcagggatcaatcccacaaactgtgagatcatgatctgagcaggaaccaagagtcagacgcctaaccaactgagccacccaggcgtcctgagaatttttttaataaattttctttcaatgtttgtttatgtttgagagagagagaaagagagagagtaggagggggcagagagaaagggagacacagaatccgaagcaggctccaggctctaagctgtcagcacagagctcaatgtaggactcaaacccacaaactgctagatcatgacctgagctgaagtcaaacgcttaaccgaccgagccactgaGGCGTGCACTGCCCCTCtgccagagaattttttttaagttgaggacATTGTCTCCCCAAATGAAATACATtaacaaagaagagaagaggaaatacataCTAATTAGGCAACTATCAGTGTCTGCCACAAACATGTTGAGAAAACAGTATATCGCAGAATCAGCACTTTCACTATAATTTGACTCAGCGTAAACATTATTTGAGAAAAAACAGTCACAGCACTTTGCACAACACAAGTACCTGGAATGTCCAGGAAATATAGTATACTCAGTCTTTCTAGAATATTGTTAGACATTGAGGATTTTGACAGAACTGGATCTATAAGAACATAGGACCACCTTTCCTAAAATTGGAAActgctttaagggaaaaaaaaaaaaaaaagaggcatcttgggtgatttttctttcttttcttcagggTATTTTGGAACGTCTGGAGAATGGGGAGGTTGTGGTTGGAGACGGCAGCTTTCTCCTAACTCTGGAGAAGAGGGGCTACTTGAAGGCGGGGCTCTGGACTCCAGAAGCGGTGGTGGAATATCCCAATGCAGGTCAGTGCCAGCAGCCCCGACGGCGTTTATCTGGGTGACAGTTTGCTTAAATCTGACTGAGAGAATATAAAGGAATAATTCTCAGTGTTTTCTAAGGACTGTTTCCCTTGCCAGAATCACCAAGATGTGGACGGTGACAGTACATGGCTGAAGCACATAGAATAAAAtgtcctctccctccccgccgcccACCACCACACGCTTGCATCTTCATACATAGGAGGTGTTAAATTATACACCTTAATATTTGTTCCATGAATATTCACCTTGTGGATAGTCAAGAGTTTCCTGAACCTCATGTGTTATGGCTTCACATTAATCCTTCTGGCTAATTTGCTTATTATACTAGAACCGTGTTTGGTAAAGATGATTAATGGTAACCACCAGATTAACAGAGCATAGAGAGTAGACATTTGGGGgttgctgggggagaggggtgtgaAGAAATAAACAGTTTCACCTCATCCCCTtagctagaaaaaaaaacccaaaaaacaataaGAGCTGGAGGTAGAAACTGGGATGGGATTGGTGAGTAACATCAAAACTGGAgctttaattctgtttttactcTTTATTGAGAGCAAGGTCCTAAATTAAAGGGGAAGAtaaagtgaaagaatgaaatggatACAAGCTGGGAACGGAACTTTCAGTTTGctctgattttattcatatatgcACGGTGTATCTGAGAAGCCTGGGATCCTGTCCTGGTTCTTCTGCCGaccagccgtgtgaccttggacaagtcatttgaCTTTCCCAAGGGTCAGTTTCTTGATCCATGCCACATGAGGGTGTGAGATGGGCTAGTTGTCAGGACTTGTGAGTTAACCGGTGTGAAGGGTCCCACGTGTCCTAAGTCCCTGATGGCATTTGCATTGTTTCATCCAACACCCAGAGTTATGTGGTGGGACCaggttttatttctctggtgCTTAGCATGAAGTTTTCATCTGGCCCAAGGAGAActtgttcttcattttatttattttttttaagtttatttattttgagaaagagagagcacgtggtgcaagcacatgcaagcaggggaggggcaaagagggagggagaaacagagtcccaagtgggcttcatgctgtcagcgcagagcccgacaaggggcttgatctcacgaacctggggttatgacctgagtcaaaatcaagagtcaaacacaaccaaatgagccacccaggtgcccctgttcttcaTTTTAGAAGATTCTTCTGCTAAACCAGAAAGTGTTGAAATAacaaggatgaagagagagaaggaaagggccaACAAAAGCTCTCTGATGGCACCTTAGCAGCCGCTTGCTGTTGAATCAGTTCGATGGGGGCACAACCCACATACACTCTGTCCAATTTGAGAATTTCCTCATCCTTTTTTGAGGGCTCCCAGTGCTGACTATAAGTAGATCAGCCACATCCCTCACAACACAGGCAAATGAATAAACCCTCTCTAGACCAAAAGATTGAGGGGGCAGTTGGCCAACCAGGCCTTAATCTCTGCCTGCGACTGCACCAGGCTGTTGAGGCCCATCGACAGGGCAACATGAGGCTACTCCAAATAGCCCCAGTTTGGTATTGACTCTGCCTTGTTCTGTCCTTGAATTCTACTGACCGTAATCTGCAATTTTTTATAAGTACAAGGTTTGAAATGTGTCTGATTAAAAGAGATGCGAGTGGGTAAGCTACTTTTGCTATAAATGAAAGCTCCTATGGtttttatcttcttaattttaattcaaaatctaCCTTGTAGTTCGTCAACTTCACATGGAATTCTTGAGAGCAGGATCAAATGTCATGCAGACTTTCACCTTTTCTGCCAGTGAGGACAATAAAGAAAGCAAGGTAATTTTGGTGTGGGGGCAGgtgtgaagggagggaggaggaaagtgtCAGGGATCATCTGTAATAAAAGTAacctcttggggagcctgggtggctcagtcggttgggtgtccgacttcagctcaggtcatgatctcgcggtccgtgggtttgtgCCCCGCATAGgactccgtgctgatggctcggagcctggagcctgtttcagattctgtgtgtccctctttctctgaccctcccctgttcatgctctctctccctctgtctcaaaaataaataaacgtttaaaaaaaaaaaaaaaaaagtaacctctTGACGGGAAGCTATGGAATTGACCTGATGTGTTACTATACTTTGCTACAAACTCCACACAAAATGTCTATTAAAGAATTAATTATTATGTAAATGAATATATACTAAATAAATGagcttttttttctgcctctttagcTGGGGTATGTGGGGAGGATAGGACTGGGAAGGAATTGGCCATTGGAAGGACATGGTCATCCTTCTGTGCTATTATTTTATAGATGCCTTTTTCCCTTATTTCACTGTCTTCTCTTCTGACTTGTCCATCTGGAGACAGGGTGGTCCTTGGGAATATGGCACTGGCCTAGGAATGAGAAGAATTGGGTTTGATACTCAACTTTGCCATCTGTTgggtgtgtgactttgggcaagacaCTTGACTGCAGGGAGCATTGGTTTTCTctctgcaaatagagataatttaTGCTTAAATGCATAGGGTCGTTGAGAAAAGTAGATAAGGAGAAAAATGCGGAAGTATTGTGAGATATTCCATAATACTTGCAAATGTTCATGCCCATGTATTCAACCAACCAGCATTTCTTGAGTACCTGCTATAGTCCAATCTCTATGCTtgaaacaaagatgaaagaaagccACAGACCAGATTCCTAAGTGGCTCACAGTCAAGTGAGGGagacaaacaaacatttactaagaTCCAGTGTGGCAAGTCCAGTCATGGAACTATAAGCTCACTGGTAGTAGAGGAGAAGGTACCCAACTCTGCTGGTCTTCCCAACGTGCATTTTACGCCATACCTTGAACTCATCTTACTTGCTCATTGCCCCTTTggttatttgtaatattttacctCTAAAACGCCAGGCTCACCATCTGAACTCTTGCTCTCCAACTTCAGTGGGAAGATGTGAACGCCGCTGCCTGTGACCTTGCCAGGGAAGTGGCTGGAAAAGGTGACGCTTTGGTGGCAGGGGGGGATCTGCCAGACATCGGCGTACACACACCACAAGGATGAAGCTAGAGTTAAACAACTCTTTCAACGCCAGCTAGATGTTTTTGCCAGGAAAAATGTGGACTTCTTGATTGCCGAGGTAAGTCTCGTGTTTTAGGGAAACACTATTTTGACAAATACAACTGCATAGTCTTCAGCTTTCAGGAGGGTATTGGATTGCTTTGTGCCCTCGTTTCCTCAGGGTACAGGGTCAAAGGTTTGTTTAAATGCACTGTAATCAAGGCAAACATCCTCTCAATTGTGTGCTAGGTTCTGTGTGAAGCCGAAGGGCAGACCCAGGACAGGCCTACCTGTAGCCTTCGTGTTCTTTTGGGTGGTTGTAGCAGCTGACTCACAGGGGACCATGCAATGTTGGGTGAGAAGGGGACGGTGATTCAGGAAGCAGTCTCtcctgtgggaggggcagggcaggaaggggctgTGTGCATGGGCTAGAGGCTGTGAGAGAGCAAAGCTTAGGAGGTAGATGGTTGCTCGGGCTCATGCAGGCCCCACTAACAATACTCAGTACCAAGTAGTTTCGTtgccctcctctgttcatgctgtGCTTACCCCAATCCCTCGGCTTTCCCTCTAGCTATGATATGTGAgtgatattttgaagaaaaaatcaataagaatTGATCATTGATTGGACATGAAGGCCGAGAACATTCTCTTCCTTCcacttccaaaaattaaaaagccctcattcccggggcacctggatggctcagctggttgagcatctgatttcagctcaggtcatgatctcaaagttcatgagttcgagcccacattgggctcactgctgtccgcacagagcacACTTtggatcccctctctctgcccctgcctggcttgcgctctctctctctctctctcaaaaataaataaacattaaaaaaaaaaaaaaagccctcattCCCCATTTCCCACCTTTGTTACCGTGTAAAGTCAAGCTCTCAACCCAAATCTCTACCCTCAACAAGGACAATAGCCTCCCAACCGCTATTTCCCTAACCACTCTCTGAACCTATTGAAGACCTTGCTTGGTCAACCTTCCTAAGGCTCAGGGCCAGCCAAGCCTGACAGACACACCTGGCAAGAATCATCTGCAGAGACGGTCACCAACCCCACCTGATAGGTTCTCCAGATGGATGAGGACACCAGTTTGTTTTGCAAGAACCTCTCTGTGGACTCCCTCTGCCATTCCCCACACACTGATTCTGCAGAATCTAAGtcaagaaggaagaagacagggagatTTTTGCTGACTTTTCTTCACTTACTTAAGGTCAGCTTTTCAATGATGGCCCTTAAAGAGATTCCTGGGAAGCACCCCTGCAAATGGCCTGGGTTTACCAGACAAGGTGTCTTGTCCACCCTCGGCAAAGAAACTGGGTAGCTATTCCTcgctgctctgtgcctcagcgTTCTCGCCAGGCAGAAATCATATTTCTCCCTACTTCATGGAGCACTTATGAACGTCTAACTAGAAGTGAATATAAAATCACTTTGAAGTATTAAGCATAATACactattcataattttttttggaGATTACCCCAGTTCCATAAAAGAGTTTATTAATAAAATTCCTtcaaaattatgaatttaaatactcaattactttaaaaacctttgtggtttttgcttctgtttttttcctaacAGTCATCATCTTGCTGAATCAATGATCCCCGAATGAAAATCTATATATTATtgttaaaggaattaaaatgtgtACTTTAGAAAAGCattctttaggggtgcctgggtagctcagttggttgaatgtccaactcttgattttggctcaggtcacaatcccagggtcatgggatcaagtgacatgttggactctgtgttgagcacagagcctgcttaggattctctctccctctctctctctctgtttctcccctgctcgcacgagctctctctctctctctccctcaaaataaataaataaactttaaaaaaaaaagtattctttagtCTGCTAAATACCTGTTCCTAGCAAGTTTTAccgcatatatttatttatttttataactatttgGCAACATTTGCATTCCACCTTTCAAAATCTGCTTTACATTTGGACCAATAGAAATGGTGAAATTTCTTAGTATTTTGAGCATGCCGAAGAAGCCATGTGGGCTGTGGAAGTCTTAAAAGCGTTGGGTAAACCTGTGGCAGCTACCATGTGCATAGGCCCAGACGGAGACATGCATGGTGTGTCACCTGGAGAATGTGCCGTTAAGCTGGTGAAGGCAGGTAATTTGGATGCATCGTGTGATTAGCAGTTCAGctattgtttataaaatttaacaaaGGTTGCTTAATATTGTGAGAGCAGTTCATTGCTAACAGAATTAACTGGAAttggtttccttatttctaaaacttGGGCGGTGGAGAAGGATAGCTAATTTCTAAGGCAATTTCcaactactaaaaaataaaataaataaaatatataagtccTTTATTTCGTTGCCTAGGGGCTGCAATTGTGGGCGTGAACTGCCGATTTGGACCCAGCACCAGCTTGAAGATGATGAAACTCATGAAGGCGGGCCTACAGGCTGCAGGGTTGGAGGCGCATCTGATGGTGCAGTCCCTAGGCTTCCATACACCGGACTGTGGCAAAGGAGGGTTTGTGGATCTCCCAGAATATCCCTCTGGTAAGCCCAGCCACATATTAGAGGTCCTTGCGTtttcttgtgctgacagcatggaaacgGCCATAATAATTGGCTATGGTACGGTCTTACAAATAGAGACCGCATAAGACAAAAACGTTCAATGTTATTGAAAAATGAGCAGAATCTAAAGTTCGTGATTTTCTAATTGTAAAAAATGCCCATCAGAGCACCTGTGATTTGAATACAAGGACAGTAACAGCAATGCTGTGATGGTTGTGTTGCAGGACTGGAGCCCAGAGCTGCAACCAGATGGGATATTCAGAAATATGCCAGAGAGGCCTACAAACTCGGGGTCAGGTACATTGGCGGGTGCTGTGGATTTGAACCCTACCACATCAGGGCGATTGCAGAGGAGCTGGCCCCAGAAAGGGGCTTTTGGCCTCCTGCTTCTGACAAACATGGGAGTTAGGGAAGCAGTCTCAATATGCACACCAAGCCCTGGATTAGAGCCAGGTAGGAATTTTCTAATTGACATTACTATTTCGCTCGAATCTCATTTTATGTATTGTTAGAAACACTATGCATGcagtaaaaattgaaaaaatatacaagtatataaaattaaaactagaggcccctgggtggctcagtcagtggagcatctgacttcggctcaggtcatgatctcacaggtttgtgactttgtgccccatgttgggctctccgctgtcagcatggagtctgcttcagatcctctgtctccctcccttgtGTTTTGAAATCTTAGACCTTATTTCTGGTTTAGCAATTTTAAGCTGTAATTACTGCTAACCCTTTAGAAAACTGAGGCatttaaatcacaaaatattccccttttctccctgatctacttttcccaattttgatgtattacatttttatttcttcttttggttacctttataaatttgaattttctatttagCCATCTATTTCTTAATCCATTGCTATAAAGCAGTATCTCTTAATTCCACTTTGTAAAACAAGAAttaactcggggcacctgggtggctcagttggttgagcatccaacttaggctcaggtcatgatctcatggtttctgactttgagccccacatcggactctgtgctgacagctcagagcctggaacctgcttcagattctgtgtctctcttgctctttgcccctccccagcttgtgttccatctctccctctctcaaaaataaacattaaaaaaattttttttaaacaattaactctttctgctcccctctactctctctccctcatctaCCGCTTGGCTTCTTTAAGGTGTTCCATGACAGTTACATCATTGAGTTCTGCTCGATGCTGTaaagctgggtgcctgggtggctctgtcggttaagtgtctgatgtcactcaggtcatgatctcatggttcatgagtttgaggcctgtgccaagctctgcactggcgatgcggagcctgcttgggattctgtctctcttgctctctctctctgccccttccccacttgcactctctctatctcaaaataaataaacttttaaaaaatgtaaatctagTAAATAACATTTACACTATTATTGTAATTGTCATACTAAACAAACAGGATTCATGAAATGTAATAATCAGAGtgcaactttatttttgtctccctctgtctctttaaacctgctcattctttcctctgtccctatTTAAAAATACGGACATGCCCCAGGACTTTGTTGGGTAGTCTTAGGCAATAGAAAGCCCTGCGACCACTTTATTTAGCAAACACAGTCTTAATTCAGTAATTAAAGTGTACAGTTCCATGTAAAATCAAAACTTGGAACACATGAAGCTTACAtctcttcctgttttccattGGTTGCCTTCAATAGGCAGGAAACTAGGGAAAGTCAGGCtggtccttctctttctctcttaggCTTTCAATCCTCCCTTCCCACCTTGCTAACCATGATTCCTGACctcttcagattgaaagggagaagagagaggatggAAAGGGGACTTAACTGTTCCTCCTTGCCCAGCAGCCTAACAGGAAGACTGCATTTTCTGGACCTGGCAGGTCTTCCTGAGCACTGCCATGGTTCCTCACAGCCTTCCCCTGGGATGCCACAGGCATCGCTTTCTCTCACTGCCACTTCCCCCTTCAGATCCTGGCTTTTTCAGCAGGTCACTCCAAATAACACCCTGTTTCAGAGGTCTCATCGTCCTTCCTGGTGATTCTAAATACCTCCGGATTTTGAACACCTCCAGGCTGGCTCTCTTTCACTTGGGGGCCACAACTGACTGGAGGAACTTTCACTCTTCCCTCATGTAAACAAACTATGAGAGTGTGGTCTGATCCCAATTTAATGGCACCCTCTTTGCTCTCAATCAGAGAAGCTGGCCCTTTGGTCTGTGAGCTAGATTGTCCAGGGTAGAGTCAGGTGAGCCATGGGACTGGCTCTTGGCCACCTCCTTTGAAACTTCTGCAGAGTGTCTGTCTTATGACCTTGATACCTCATGTCTGCCATATCTTGGTGCTGCCAATAAGATTTCCAGTCTAATATCCTGATACATTAATGATTTTCTAAATGTTCACTTAGAACCAAGACATAAGCATGGAActatggagaaagagaaataattctgttttaagacacttgaggggcgcctgggtggctcagtcggttgggcggccaaccttggctcaggtcatgatctcacggtccgtgagttcgagccccacgtcgggctctgtgctgacagctcagagcctggagcctgtttcagactctgtgtctccctctctctgaccctcccccattcatgctctgtctctgtctcaaaaataaacgtaaaaaaaaaatttttttttaaagacacttgaGCCTCTTGTGGGAGAATGTTCCAAGCATCAAGCTCAAATCAATTCCCTTCTGTcatatttcatttcatctgtAGTGCACATGTATgccatattttaatttgtttcatacTTAGACTGTGACTTTCTTTGTACAACATTTGGTTTTCTAGGAACTTCTAATTAACTTCCTTTGTCATTGTTGAAAGATGAATAACAGGCCTACTTTCTCTAAGGTCTTCCAAGTTCTAAATTATACTATTTGTTATAAATTGTTACAAATCATGCTTTTTGTCAATGCACTTTGTTATTGAAGACATTTTTCTGAGGACCTCTTGAATGACTGTTGTGTTATGAATCACTGCATCTCTGACTCTCTCTCGTCTATCTCTATACAATGCCATCCCGTTTCCCTCTTTTAGAAACCAAAGTCTCTGCTGTCTCCTCGTCTTTCTTCAGTGCTGTTATGTATTTaacccattttttatttctttatgcatttcggcgggatttttttaatgtttatttatttatttatttatttatttatttatttgagagaaagagagtatgtgtgcacgcgtgagcaggggaggggcagagagcaaggcagagagagaatcccaagaaggctccacactgtcagtgcagagcccaatgcagggctcgatctcacaaaccatgagatcatgacctgagccgaaatccagagatggccacttaactgactgagccacccaggtgccccttcagtggGATTTAGAACACTCTTCATTTTTTACCTGAAACAACATCCCTAGCGTAAATTTATTTAGATTGTAAAAGCAGGCAAGAAATCATTTAGCCAAACACTTCTTCTGGGAGATATGGATGCTTATCAGAGAAAATTGATTTTATAGGTATCATACTTAGAACAAAgtaatacaaatataattaaaagatgAGGAGAGCAAACTTTGGCGATGATTAAAATAGTTCAAATAAGTGAGATATGGCTTACTTTAATTATTATCTAGGGATCCTTAAAATTCATTACCAggtaaagagaaaacatttttctgtagAACAAAGCCAGACATTCCTTGTACCTTGAACTCCCAAACATATTGATGTTCACAACAATTTGTGATTACACCAAAACCCATAGACATCCCAGATTTCTGACATTTTCATCATCCAAAAAATGTCAATATATTCATTGCTTCgtaaataaagtggaaaaaactgtataaatatatttactacAAAGGTCTGTGACCAGGAACCTTTGTACGcttctttctttgtctaaaaacaagaacaaatattaacaaaataatttgtattcGGTTTCTGGTTACTTTTGAAGACTTACACtgtgtttttacattaaaaaccagctttggggcgcctgggtggctcagtcaattaagcggccaactcttaatttcagctcaggtcatgacctcacacttcatgggttggagccctgcgtcaggctctgcactgaccatgtgaagcctgcttacaacctctccctctctctccctgcccctctcctgcttgtgcgctctctctctctctctctctctctctctctctctctctctcacacacacacacacacacacacacacacaaaataaataaccatttttttaaaaccccatCTTCATATATTTGTCATTATATAAAACTATTAAGTAGAGCTAGAAGGACCCTGCTAGAAAGTTCAGAATGCATGTAGTTCACcaaaacatgtaaaatttaaaCACATATTCTTTTTCTGAGAGGTGCTGTGAAACCCAGTGATTGTTTTTGATAGAAATGTGAGAAAAGCATTGATGGACATAGTTTTTCAGTCTGTGTGTTGAAACTGAAGTTCTGCCTGATCATCTACCAAGCCTATGTGTATTTGgcaaatacatacatgcatacgtactaatttattttatattcgcatatatatatatatatatatatatatatatatatatatattagacttATGAAACaggtatgcattttttaattattttttttaaacacagggcCAGAAGGGAGTGTTGGGAAAATCTGCTACCAGCTTCGGGCAGACCTTTCTGTCCTTCACTGTCACAGCCGGACGTCTAAGGAGTAGTGCTGTTTCAGAATAACAGAACAGAAGGAAGTCCCCCTCCGCCCCCGTCTGGAACTCTTCCCCGCCTTTACCCCCAGCCCACATTGCTGTCTCCAGTTGATGAACAGCTAATGTGCTGCTGGCCCTTCGGTTCTGTCCAACATACACATCTTATGCTCCCACTGTGGACAAACACCCAGCTGGATGCTGCAGCAGATGCAGAGGTGATGGGAAAGGGCCTCTGCGTAGAGGTCCTCCAGCTCCTTACTGTCCAGTAATGCTGTGCTACATTCTTTGGAAGGTCATCAAGAATAGCAACACGTGGTGCACCTGAGtcgttcagtcagttaagcatctggttttggctctcatggttcttgagttcgagccccacatcaggctctctgctgtcagtgcagagcccgcttcagatcttctgcccctcTCAAGTGTCTGTCCCTACTCCACTTGGGttctttctatttcaaaaataaacgttaaaaaaagaataatagcgAAACTTGTTTTTAGGGtgaatttgagattttaaaataaccagaAGTCACTGAACACCAAACCTATTGATTCATTCAGGCAACCAAGCTAGGTGCTTGAGGAAGATGGGACAACAATGAGTCTTCTTCTCTTACATGATTTGTATGATGACTCCAAGGGCAATcccaaggaagagaagcaaaaaatgtTTTGAGCAATGGCAGGGTTATTGAAGTAAGTGATtactttcaaaaatgattttactTAAAGGTGTTAggtccttaaaaacaaaaaaggtgttAGGATCTAGAATGTTCTTAAATGTGTCTTTATGATCACAAACAGCTAAATTATAAATTACTTAAAGACAAGGACAATTTGCTgtgcttcatatatttttccttaaagtatttagcactgtgctaggtataataatagatgctcaatgaaattctatttttgattgttaaaatgagtaaaaataaatcaacggTTTTAGAAGACTTTTGAGAAAGTCTGTTCTAATCTATCTTGGtctaatattttcttgatttatgtTTGTGTTAGTTGCCATGTGCCAATATCTCTCTGCTTTTTCCAAAACAATGTATCAATTTGCGacaattagtaaaattaaaaataatgtacctGTGATAGtgtttgaatatttaaaacatcatggacattctttggaaaataatagcaaacatttattcctTATTATGTTCCTGGCTATTGCTTCACTCTTGTTCTCacactttatctatctatctatctgtgtatccattcatccacattCATTTGTCCTTTACAGGGATTAAATAATGAGATACTGGTTTTAACACAGTAATTTATGTAGGAGGAAACTAGAGCTAAgttaacttgcctgaggtcacacagttagtaaacgacagaactaggatttgaacctaCATGTGTGGCTCTGGAATCCATGTTCACAACTACTATACTTCACAACCTCTATCACGTGCACAGTGGCTGCTTTTATCAGATTTTTATCCAAATTTTTCTGTTGTgaagtttcatgtatttttatcagCTTTGCTTAATATGAATCAGCCTTTCAATCCTATTTCTGTAAAGTAGATAACCTGGAACTCattaaaatgttgccattttagggcacctggatggctcagtgagttagcatccaacttcagctcagatcatgatctcatagttggtgagttcgagccccacatcaggctctctgctgtcagtctggagcctgcttgggaccttctgtcccccccctccccccctctct contains the following coding sequences:
- the LOC102963087 gene encoding LOW QUALITY PROTEIN: S-methylmethionine--homocysteine S-methyltransferase BHMT2 (The sequence of the model RefSeq protein was modified relative to this genomic sequence to represent the inferred CDS: deleted 1 base in 1 codon; substituted 1 base at 1 genomic stop codon), which codes for MAPAGGPGAKKGILERLENGEVVVGDGSFLLTLEKRGYLKAGLWTPEAVVEYPNAVRQLHMEFLRAGSNVMQTFTFSASEDNKESKWEDVNAAACDLAREVAGKGDALVAGGICQTSAYTHHKDEARVKQLFQRQLDVFARKNVDFLIAEYFEHAEEAMWAVEVLKALGKPVAATMCIGPDGDMHGVSPGECAVKLVKAGAAIVGVNCRFGPSTSLKMMKLMKAGLQAAGLEAHLMVQSLGFHTPDCGKGGFVDLPEYPSGLEPRAATRWDIQKYAREAYKLGVRYIGGCCGFEPYHIRAIAEELAPERGFWPPASDKHGSXGSSLNMHTKPWIRARARRECWENLLPASGRPFCPSLSQPDV